A window of Sedimentibacter sp. MB31-C6 genomic DNA:
AGTTTAGAATTTCAATTATTTTTATTATCTACAAAATCATTGATTCCTTATGAGGATAGAATAGGATGTATGTTTGATACTAATCGTTACAAAAAAGAATTAGAAGTGTTTGCTTATTATAAAAATGGTAAGAATGATATTATTGATTGTTATATAAAAAATAAAAGACCAACATTAAAAGAAGATGAATTACTTGAATATAAACTGCTTCCTATAATTATAGCGAATACTAATTGGAATACATTAGAAGATGAAGTTATGAAATTAACTTTGATGTATACATATAATAAACATTCCATTATTAATTCTATAATATTATCATCCGTTATTTTTAATTATATGAATTTAGACAATTTGAATATAGATATCTTAAAAAATGCTTCTAAGGAAAGATTAATAGAATTTTCACTAGTGGAATGTTTGAAGAAGTACAATATTCAAATAGATAAAAAATTAATAATAGAATTTGAACAGGAGCGAATTAACATAATAGGTGGAGAAAATATCATTGAAAGATTATCCAAATTAAAATCTGCAGAACATATATATAATAATAGGAAGGGTATGAAAAAAGTTTACAAAGAGAACGAATTAATATTAAAAAATTTTACTTCATATATATTTAAACTTAGAAAGGGTATTATAAACCCTGAAAAGCTTATTATAAATAATAATAACAATATACGTGATTTAAAAGAACTTCTTAGGAATAATGAATTTAATCATCCTTTCCTAGGCAAATGTAAGATAATTAAAAGAAATGATAAAGAAATAATATTTAGAAATAAATTAGGATTATTAAAGGTGAATATATGAAAACACTACTTGTAACATTAGATTCTAAATTTATACATACAAATCTTGCTGTAAGGTATTTGAAAAATTTTTGTAAGGATAATAATTTTGATATTGAAATTAAAGAATTTACAATAAATCAAAACCAAGAATATATTTTAAGACAAATATTAGATGTTAAAGCAGATATAATTTGTTTTTCATGTTATATTTGGAATATTGAATACATTAAAGAGATAGCTAATATAATAAAGGAAGCAAATGTTAATGTAAAAATATTATTTGGAGGTCCAGAAGTATCTTTTGAGATTGAAAATCTAATGGAAAATGAAATATATATTGATTATGTTATTTATGGTGAAGGTGAAATAACGTTTAATGAATTTTTAAAAGAAATTAGATTAAGTAATCCTAACTTTGACAAGATAAATGGATTAGCATATAGAGATGATGGTCGTATTATTGTTAATAATTGTAGAAATCTTATTTCAAATCTTGACATAGTAAAATATCCTTATGAAGAAGATGAACAATTTGAAAACAAAATAATTTATTATGAATCATCTAGAGGGTGTCCTTTCAACTGTAGTTTTTGTATGTCTTCAATAGATAAAACAATTAGAAATTTCTCTTTAAACAGAGTAAAAAGAGATTTAAAAAAACTCTTAAAAACTAAAGCAAGACAAATTAAATTTGTAGATAGAACTTTTAATACTGATTATAAACGTTCAATAGAAATTATGAAGTTTATTGTAGAGAATAATCATAATAATATGAGGATACATTTTGAAATTACAGCGGATATTATTAATGAAGAATTTTTGCTTTATATTAGTACTTTGCCTGTTAATATGTTTCAATTTGAAATAGGAGTACAGTCCTTAAACGAGGAAACTCTAAGAGAAATTAATAGACATATGAATATAGAAAAACTATATCATGTAATTAACAGTATTAGAATTAACAAAAACATTCACGTTCACCTTGATTTAATAGCGGGGTTGCCATATGAAAATTATGAAACATTTAAGGAGTCTTTTGACGGAATATACAAACTTAATGCTGAAAAAATTCAACTTGGATTTTTAAAAGTACTAAAAGGTACTAAAATTTATATGGATAAAGTATATCATAATATAAAATATAGAAAAAAAGCGCCTTATGAAGTTATATGTACAAAATATATTACTTTAAACGAAATTTTAAAACTTAAAAGTATTGAAGAGCTTGTAGATAAATATTATAATGAAAAATATTTTGAATATTCAATTAATTATATTTTGGAAAACATATATAAAGAATCATCTTTTGAATTTTATGAAGACTTCAGCGAATACTGGCAACAAAATGATTTATATAAAGTATCCCATAGCAGAAAAAGGCTATACAAAATATTATATGAATTCATTAAATATAGAGATAAACTTACTGAAAAGTTTATTTCTGCTCTAAGATATGATTATGTTTTTAATAATCAATATGAGGAATTGCCTAGTTATTTAAATAAGGAATATGAAGAAAGGTATAAATATATAAAGAGATTAATAGCTAATGATGATGAATTTAGAAATCAATTTTTTGAAGATATGAGTAAAGAAGATAAATTAATTAATAGATTCAGAATTGTGGATATAGAAAAAGATGCAACATTATTTATATATAAAAATAAAGAAAATATATTTAACAGGTGTGAAACATTAAAAATAAACAATTGGATTAAGGAGTATGAAAATGAATAAGAGGGATACGTATTTTATAGATTATTTTGAAAAGAAAAAAAATGATATATCTTTTATAACTTTGAAAAAAGGTGCAGTAATTAAATTCAAGGATAAAGAATATATGACTGAAAAGGAATTGCCTGTGCCTATTAGAATTCAAAAATTAGTACAAGATATAAAGCATCAAGATGAAAGAGATGGAATTACTATTAATAATATTATAGATGGAATAATTTATATAATAGGTACAGATAAAAACTTTAAATATATTAAAGAATATGACGAAATGCTAAACAAACTTCAATTTGATATAAAACCATATATAATATTATGTATTAATAAATTCAATGAAAAGCAAAACGATGAGGGAGTTATTTACGGAAAAGCATTGATTAATGTACATGAAGATGAAAAAAGCTGTTTTGTATATGCTTCTGTTTTAGAAAAGAAAGGCTATGAGCAAAATAATAAAAGTGATACAAATAATAGTCAATACTTTTTAGAAGAAGCGTATAAATATTTTGAAAAGTCATTGGATTATAATGATAAATTTTCTTTAGCGTATTATAAGTTAGGTTATTATTGTAAGCTAAAACAACAATACGTAAAAGCTGAGCTTTTTTGGAATAAACATCAAGAAATAGAAGATGATGCAATAAGGATTGATGAAATTAGAAATGAATTGATTCAACTAAAACCTTTTGTTAATTTCGAGAATGGGTACAATTTAGTATTAAATGAAAGGCCAGAGGAAGGACTAGATTTATTACTTCCTTTAGTAAAAGAATTCAGTAGTTGGTGGAATCTTTTGTTTTTTATTGGACTTGCCTATAGAATTTTAGGAGAATTTGAGATAGCTGAAACTTACTTTGAAAATGTATTAAAAATTAATAATGCTCAGAAAGATGCTTTGAATGAATTAGGTATGTGTAAAATCAGTAGAGGAAAATATGTTGAAGCTACAGAGTTATTTACTAGAGTTTTAAATTTAGAACCTGGAAATTGTGAGATATTTTGTAATAGAGCAGCAGCTTATCTTTACAATGGACAAATAAACAAAGCAAAGGAAGATATACTAATTGCATTGAAAATAAATCCAAATGATGAAATAGCATTAAGTATAAAAAAAGAAATAGACAAAATCAGTTAAGTTTGGAGGCTATATGAAAAAACTCCTAAGTATAATGTTCATAATTTTATTAATTACAGTTAGTATAACAATTTTGTTTTATTCATTTCTAGAGAAACCAGTATTTAACAACTCAAATACATTAAAACTTTATTTTGATGGCGTTAAGGATGAAGAATATAAACATATATATACAAAGGATCAAATATACATATCAGCAGAATATCTTATGGATAATGCTTTATTAGATTATTATTGGGATATAGATTATAATAAAATTTCCATATTCAATAACTATAATTACGATAAAATAAATTATAATGAGAATAAAGCATTTTATAATAAGCAACCATATGAAATTGAAGATGTTTTATTAATAAAAGACAATGAATTATATTTTAATAGTTATTTTTTAAAGGAAAGATATATTGAAAGAATTTATATTGATACATTGAATTTGAAGATTATAATTGAAAAAGATATAAGAGAGTATAAAACGGTAAAAGATACAAAGATTAGAGATAATTCATCTGTGTTTTCAAAAAATCTTAAAAAAATAGATAAGGGAGAAAAAATCTTTATATATAATAATGAAAAAAGAGGTTGGCTGTTAGCAAGAACAAATGACAATATTATAGGGTTTGTTAAAGCTACCGACATTATACCCATGTCAAAGGTTCAATTTAATAATTATCCTAAAGCAAATGAAAAAAAGGATATAAAATTAGCATGGGATCTAATATCAAGACCTATATATGATTTTGAACCATTTTATATTCCAGATAGTATTAATATAATTGCACCAACTTGGTATGAGCTTTTTTATGAAGATGATTTATTTATCGATTTATCTAATACAGAATATATTCAGTATGTGAAAAATTCTGGCAAAGAAATATGGGCAGTTTTTAATAATGGATTTGATCCTAAATTAACTAATGAGATGCTTAATAATGGTTTAAAGCGTAGCAATATAGTTGATAAAATAATAGATATAACAGTTGATAATAATTTTGATGGAATAAATATAGACTTTGAAAATATTTATATAGAAGATAAAGATGTTTTCTCAGCATTTATAAAAGAATTGTATTGCAAAGCAAAAGCTAATAATATTATTATGTCTGTTGATGTTACCATCTTATCAAATTCTGAAAATTGGTCTTTATGTTTTGATAGAAACGTTATATCAGATTATGCTGATTATATAATACTTATGGCATATGACGAAAATGTATCTGGTAAAGCTGGTTCAGTATCATCACTACCATGGGTAGAATATGGAGTTTCTAATTTATTAGAATATGCATCATCAAAAAAAGTTGTACTAGGTGTACCTTTCTATACAAGACTTTGGGAGGAATACGAAGAAAAATCAGTGGAGAAAGTAAAATCAACTGCTTTAAAGATTGAATCAGCTGAAAAGGTAATTGATGAACTGGAAATTGAATTGAAGTATATAGAAGAATATGGACAAAACTATGGTGAAAAAGAAATTAACGGAATAACGTATAAGATATGGCATGAAGATAAAATGTCTTTAATAAAAAGACTTCATATCGCTAAAAACTATAATTTATCTGGAATTGCTGTTTGGACTTTAAATTATGGAACAGAAGAAATGTGGGAAGTGCTTAAGTAGGGGACGCATTGTATGCGTCCCGATATAAAAGCATTGTATAGGTTCTGCAGTATGTTAAGGTAATTCCTACAATGTAAAGCATTATTGTCATAGCGCAGGATTCACATAGAATATTTCAGAATAGATTCAAAAAATAAAAGTTTGATAAAGTTATAAAAGGGGATTGACAAAGATAATTAGTTGAGCTATAATACAAAAGCACTTTGCGAATTGAGTAAAAATATTGCAAAGAAAGAGTAAAAAAACTATTAAAGAAACTGTTGACAATTAGCGTTAGTTATGTTAGACTAACAAAGTTGTTTCAAGTGCTCTGAACACTGTAAGTAGTAA
This region includes:
- a CDS encoding glycosyl hydrolase family 18 protein encodes the protein MKKLLSIMFIILLITVSITILFYSFLEKPVFNNSNTLKLYFDGVKDEEYKHIYTKDQIYISAEYLMDNALLDYYWDIDYNKISIFNNYNYDKINYNENKAFYNKQPYEIEDVLLIKDNELYFNSYFLKERYIERIYIDTLNLKIIIEKDIREYKTVKDTKIRDNSSVFSKNLKKIDKGEKIFIYNNEKRGWLLARTNDNIIGFVKATDIIPMSKVQFNNYPKANEKKDIKLAWDLISRPIYDFEPFYIPDSINIIAPTWYELFYEDDLFIDLSNTEYIQYVKNSGKEIWAVFNNGFDPKLTNEMLNNGLKRSNIVDKIIDITVDNNFDGINIDFENIYIEDKDVFSAFIKELYCKAKANNIIMSVDVTILSNSENWSLCFDRNVISDYADYIILMAYDENVSGKAGSVSSLPWVEYGVSNLLEYASSKKVVLGVPFYTRLWEEYEEKSVEKVKSTALKIESAEKVIDELEIELKYIEEYGQNYGEKEINGITYKIWHEDKMSLIKRLHIAKNYNLSGIAVWTLNYGTEEMWEVLK
- a CDS encoding B12-binding domain-containing radical SAM protein, which translates into the protein MKTLLVTLDSKFIHTNLAVRYLKNFCKDNNFDIEIKEFTINQNQEYILRQILDVKADIICFSCYIWNIEYIKEIANIIKEANVNVKILFGGPEVSFEIENLMENEIYIDYVIYGEGEITFNEFLKEIRLSNPNFDKINGLAYRDDGRIIVNNCRNLISNLDIVKYPYEEDEQFENKIIYYESSRGCPFNCSFCMSSIDKTIRNFSLNRVKRDLKKLLKTKARQIKFVDRTFNTDYKRSIEIMKFIVENNHNNMRIHFEITADIINEEFLLYISTLPVNMFQFEIGVQSLNEETLREINRHMNIEKLYHVINSIRINKNIHVHLDLIAGLPYENYETFKESFDGIYKLNAEKIQLGFLKVLKGTKIYMDKVYHNIKYRKKAPYEVICTKYITLNEILKLKSIEELVDKYYNEKYFEYSINYILENIYKESSFEFYEDFSEYWQQNDLYKVSHSRKRLYKILYEFIKYRDKLTEKFISALRYDYVFNNQYEELPSYLNKEYEERYKYIKRLIANDDEFRNQFFEDMSKEDKLINRFRIVDIEKDATLFIYKNKENIFNRCETLKINNWIKEYENE
- a CDS encoding tetratricopeptide repeat protein, translated to MNKRDTYFIDYFEKKKNDISFITLKKGAVIKFKDKEYMTEKELPVPIRIQKLVQDIKHQDERDGITINNIIDGIIYIIGTDKNFKYIKEYDEMLNKLQFDIKPYIILCINKFNEKQNDEGVIYGKALINVHEDEKSCFVYASVLEKKGYEQNNKSDTNNSQYFLEEAYKYFEKSLDYNDKFSLAYYKLGYYCKLKQQYVKAELFWNKHQEIEDDAIRIDEIRNELIQLKPFVNFENGYNLVLNERPEEGLDLLLPLVKEFSSWWNLLFFIGLAYRILGEFEIAETYFENVLKINNAQKDALNELGMCKISRGKYVEATELFTRVLNLEPGNCEIFCNRAAAYLYNGQINKAKEDILIALKINPNDEIALSIKKEIDKIS